The following coding sequences lie in one Lolium perenne isolate Kyuss_39 chromosome 2, Kyuss_2.0, whole genome shotgun sequence genomic window:
- the LOC127328221 gene encoding uncharacterized protein, producing the protein MSFKVTYTVHASRAERWIREVMENFLDGAPIKCAGLDYEFNDAVKNIVHANDVPETLHEFLNENSINFCGAAIDNDIDKMDYYNIDIPKAIDLQQVILNPTAKPLASMYDMANAYIGTNLSKKDPEIAALRCDGWADFPLQFNEIKYADVDARLSFGLVRRCWQLQVYNSHLDRLNVVLDGVQEMFFVDVMVNPNCNEVIYII; encoded by the exons ATGAGCTTCAAGGTCACCTACACCGTCCATGCGTCAAGGGCGGAGAGGTGGATACGCGAAGTGATGGAGAACTTCCTCGACGGTGCACCGATCAAGTGCGCCGGGCTGGACTACGAGTTCAATGATGCGGTGAAGAAT ATTGTCCATGCCAACGATGTGCCAGAGACCCTACATGAGTTCCTTAACGAAAATTCTATCAACTTCTGCGGTGCTGCTATCGACAACGATATCGACAAGATGGATTACTACAACATCGACATTCCGAAGGCGATAGACCTCCAACAGGTGATCCTAAACCCGACTGCCAAACCGCTAGCTTCTATGTACGATATGGCCAATGCTTACATTGGGACAAACCTATCGAAGAAGGATCCAGAGATAGCAGCCCTGAGATGCGATGGATGGGCAGACTTTCCACTTCAATTCAACGAGATCAAGTATGCCGATGTAGATGCTCGCCTCAGCTTTGGGTTAGTTAGGAGGTGCTGGCAGCTACAAGTCTACAACAGCCACTTGGATCGCCTCAATGTAGTTTTAGATGGTGTACAAGAAATGTTTTTTGTTGATGTAATGGTCAATCCTAATTGTAATGAGGTTATATATATTATTTGA